From Halodesulfovibrio aestuarii DSM 17919 = ATCC 29578, one genomic window encodes:
- a CDS encoding rubrerythrin family protein: protein MSKTLENLMAAFAGESQANRKYLAYAKKAEKEGYTQVAKLFRAAADAETIHAHAHLRNAGKIGDTVANLKDAIAGETHEFESMYPAMIKDAEAEGEKVAARYFGFANKAEAVHAGLYTKALENIENPVEVDYYNCSVCGHTHEGPTEEKCPICGAAASAYYKVD from the coding sequence ATGTCCAAGACTCTTGAAAATCTTATGGCTGCTTTTGCTGGTGAATCTCAGGCTAACCGTAAATACCTTGCTTACGCTAAAAAAGCTGAAAAAGAAGGATACACTCAGGTTGCTAAACTTTTCCGTGCTGCTGCTGATGCAGAAACAATTCATGCTCATGCACACCTTCGCAACGCCGGTAAAATCGGTGATACTGTTGCAAACCTTAAAGATGCAATCGCTGGCGAAACACACGAGTTTGAAAGCATGTACCCTGCAATGATCAAAGACGCTGAAGCTGAAGGCGAAAAAGTTGCAGCACGTTACTTCGGTTTTGCTAATAAAGCAGAAGCAGTACATGCCGGTCTCTACACTAAAGCCCTTGAGAACATCGAAAATCCAGTAGAAGTAGATTACTACAACTGCTCTGTTTGTGGTCACACTCACGAGGGTCCAACTGAAGAAAAATGTCCAATTTGTGGTGCAGCAGCTTCTGCGTACTACAAAGTAGATTAG